A genome region from bacterium includes the following:
- a CDS encoding aldo/keto reductase codes for MSFYYWLLDSEFWILAPGGFFIKYRTLGKSGVEVSVLGFGCMRLPIQRGAESEADIFNPEKPVDVHEATRMVEYAVNHGVNCFDTAYGYHGGQSETFLGKAIAPYRKDVLIASKLPVWMVQSADDFDRILDEQLQRLDMEYLDFYLLHGLARHLWEPAREMGALKFLDRILADGRVKHVGFSFHDDIKIFKEIVDSYEWEMYQIQYNYYDENYQAGKEGLKYAAERNIGVIAMEPLRGGKIVDPIPDKIQEVWDSAPVRRSAVEWAFRWLWDQPDVTMALSGMSNMAQVFQNAECRTQNWIKILITTEQDLHQASLTGIEGIQGIGKTCNRASVYRGKSTNEGINRL; via the coding sequence ATGAGCTTTTATTACTGGCTACTGGATTCTGAATTCTGGATTCTGGCTCCTGGAGGTTTTTTCATAAAATACCGTACGTTAGGAAAGAGCGGGGTCGAGGTTTCAGTCCTGGGGTTCGGCTGCATGCGGCTGCCGATCCAAAGAGGAGCCGAAAGCGAGGCCGATATTTTCAACCCTGAAAAGCCCGTCGATGTCCACGAGGCTACGAGGATGGTCGAATACGCCGTTAACCACGGCGTGAACTGTTTCGACACGGCTTACGGTTATCATGGCGGGCAGAGCGAGACCTTTCTCGGAAAGGCCATCGCTCCTTACCGTAAAGATGTTCTCATCGCCAGCAAGCTTCCGGTGTGGATGGTCCAGTCGGCTGACGACTTTGATCGAATCCTGGATGAGCAGCTCCAGCGCCTTGATATGGAGTACCTGGATTTTTACCTGCTCCACGGCCTGGCTCGCCACCTCTGGGAACCTGCCCGGGAGATGGGAGCCCTGAAGTTCCTGGACAGGATTTTGGCGGATGGGCGTGTGAAACACGTGGGGTTTTCCTTTCACGACGACATCAAGATCTTCAAGGAGATCGTCGACTCCTACGAATGGGAGATGTACCAGATCCAGTACAACTATTATGACGAAAACTACCAGGCGGGAAAGGAGGGCCTCAAATACGCTGCAGAGCGAAATATAGGGGTCATCGCAATGGAACCTCTCCGGGGTGGAAAGATCGTCGATCCCATCCCTGATAAGATCCAGGAGGTATGGGATTCAGCCCCCGTCAGAAGATCTGCCGTTGAGTGGGCATTTCGGTGGCTCTGGGACCAGCCCGACGTAACCATGGCCCTCTCCGGAATGAGCAATATGGCCCAGGTTTTCCAGAATGCGGAATGTAGAACGCAGAATTGGATCAAAATCTTAATTACCACAGAACAGGACCTGCATCAGGCGAGTTTAACAGGGATAGAAGGGATACAGGGGATAGGAAAAACCTGTAACCGGGCATCGGTGTATCGGGGAAAGAGCACAAACGAAGGGATAAATCGGTTGTGA
- a CDS encoding flavodoxin family protein, which translates to MKVVAINGSARKDGNTAISVRRVFGELEEEGISTELIQLAGQEVRGCLACFRCFQNRDRKCAVMGDFVNECIGKMDEADGIILASPTYFATVTTELKAVIDRAGLVAIANGNMFARKVGAAVVSVRRGGAVTVFDTINHFFFIEEMVVPGSSYWNFAMGLHPGEVEDDEEGMKTMGNLGKNMAWLLKKIHG; encoded by the coding sequence ATGAAAGTTGTGGCCATTAATGGAAGCGCGAGGAAGGATGGAAACACCGCTATTTCGGTGAGAAGGGTGTTCGGAGAACTCGAAGAGGAGGGGATCTCGACAGAGCTGATCCAGCTGGCAGGTCAGGAGGTGAGGGGCTGTCTCGCCTGCTTCAGGTGCTTTCAGAACCGGGATCGCAAATGCGCCGTGATGGGCGATTTTGTGAACGAATGCATCGGCAAGATGGACGAGGCTGACGGAATAATCCTTGCGTCTCCCACCTATTTTGCCACCGTGACCACTGAACTCAAGGCGGTCATTGACCGTGCCGGACTTGTGGCCATCGCCAACGGCAACATGTTTGCGAGAAAGGTGGGCGCCGCGGTGGTGTCGGTGAGACGGGGCGGTGCCGTCACCGTTTTCGATACCATCAACCATTTCTTCTTTATCGAGGAGATGGTTGTCCCTGGGTCCTCCTACTGGAACTTCGCCATGGGCCTCCATCCGGGTGAGGTTGAGGACGACGAGGAAGGAATGAAGACCATGGGCAACCTGGGGAAAAATATGGCGTGGCTGTTGAAGAAAATTCATGGGTGA
- a CDS encoding TIGR00153 family protein: MKRTIFDLFAKSPFGPLQDHMRKVTDCVSMIPDLYRAMEEEDENTFQTLAEQIKEAEHDADKIKNEIRGDLPKTMFTPVDRDDLLEVLSLQDSISDYAEDVAVLLSMKTLPFPATISNEFWKFMEQVMVTVSQYATINEEMDELMEASFGGAEVGKVEEMINNLGREEHKTDRLQYELVRKLLSMEDELGTLNVVMWMKVLEATGNMANRAEKVGNRIRLFLSK, encoded by the coding sequence ATGAAAAGGACCATTTTCGACCTGTTCGCCAAATCGCCTTTCGGACCTCTCCAGGACCACATGAGGAAGGTAACAGACTGCGTGTCTATGATCCCCGATCTCTATCGCGCGATGGAGGAAGAGGACGAAAACACCTTTCAGACACTCGCGGAGCAGATCAAAGAGGCTGAACACGATGCCGACAAGATCAAGAACGAGATCCGCGGTGACCTTCCCAAGACAATGTTCACCCCGGTGGACAGGGACGACCTCCTCGAGGTCCTTTCCCTCCAGGACAGCATTTCCGATTACGCTGAGGACGTGGCCGTTCTGCTTTCCATGAAAACCCTGCCCTTCCCCGCGACCATCAGCAACGAGTTCTGGAAATTCATGGAACAGGTTATGGTCACGGTTAGCCAGTACGCGACCATAAACGAGGAGATGGACGAGCTCATGGAAGCCTCTTTTGGCGGCGCCGAGGTGGGAAAAGTGGAAGAGATGATCAACAACCTTGGCCGGGAGGAGCACAAGACCGACAGGCTCCAGTATGAGCTTGTCCGGAAACTGCTGTCCATGGAGGACGAACTCGGTACCCTCAATGTGGTCATGTGGATGAAGGTTTTAGAAGCTACCGGCAACATGGCCAACAGGGCCGAGAAGGTCGGCAACCGGATCAGGCTCTTCCTCTCAAAATAG
- a CDS encoding inorganic phosphate transporter — protein MLGLEAWVFWVAIAACGYMAWNIGANDVANAMGTSVGSHAITMKQAVLLAAVFEFAGAFLVGGHVTNTVRKGIVSTEVFQSSPEVFVLGMLSALLAAGVWLNLATFLGLPVSTTHSIIGSIVGFGLLVGGVSAIHWGKLLSVVMSWVISPLCGGLMGWATFTFIKRTVLTSWNPVRAARKIVPILIFPVATILVLSMLYKGLKNLKLDVPFNQALVIALLVGVLAHFAMRIILAYKLKDIPRKRTDAFVQVEKIFAYLQIGTACYVAFAHGANDVANAIGPFAAIVSVFKSGDLAMKVPVPLWVLALGGAGIVVGLGTWGYKVIETIGKKITSMTPSRGFSAEFATATTVLVCSKLGLPVSTSHTLVGSVIGVGLARGMAALNLRVIRSIVNSWIITIPAAGILTILIYLALKAVAP, from the coding sequence ATGTTAGGACTAGAAGCCTGGGTTTTCTGGGTCGCCATAGCAGCCTGCGGTTACATGGCCTGGAACATCGGAGCCAACGATGTGGCCAACGCCATGGGTACATCCGTCGGCTCCCATGCTATTACCATGAAGCAGGCGGTTTTGCTGGCAGCGGTGTTCGAGTTCGCCGGGGCCTTCCTGGTAGGCGGCCACGTTACGAATACGGTCCGCAAGGGGATCGTTTCCACAGAGGTTTTCCAGAGCAGTCCGGAGGTCTTCGTCCTCGGGATGCTTTCGGCACTCTTAGCGGCCGGAGTGTGGCTGAACCTGGCCACCTTCCTTGGTCTGCCGGTCTCCACCACCCACTCCATTATAGGATCTATCGTCGGGTTCGGTCTTCTCGTGGGCGGGGTCTCCGCCATACACTGGGGAAAACTGCTTTCAGTGGTCATGAGCTGGGTCATCTCTCCCCTTTGCGGCGGACTCATGGGATGGGCCACATTCACCTTCATAAAGCGGACGGTCCTTACGTCATGGAATCCGGTGAGGGCAGCCAGAAAAATAGTCCCCATACTCATCTTCCCTGTAGCTACCATCCTGGTCCTGTCCATGCTGTACAAGGGCCTCAAGAACCTGAAACTGGACGTTCCCTTTAACCAGGCCCTTGTAATAGCCCTGCTCGTAGGTGTTCTGGCCCATTTTGCCATGAGGATCATCCTGGCCTACAAACTGAAGGATATACCGAGAAAAAGGACGGACGCCTTCGTTCAGGTAGAAAAGATATTCGCATACCTGCAGATCGGGACCGCCTGTTACGTCGCCTTTGCACACGGTGCCAACGATGTGGCCAACGCCATCGGGCCCTTTGCGGCTATCGTGTCGGTGTTTAAAAGCGGGGACCTGGCCATGAAAGTCCCGGTCCCCCTGTGGGTCCTGGCGTTAGGGGGAGCAGGGATCGTCGTGGGCCTGGGCACCTGGGGATACAAGGTCATAGAGACCATCGGAAAAAAGATAACTTCCATGACACCCTCCCGCGGTTTTTCTGCCGAATTCGCCACTGCCACCACCGTCCTGGTCTGCTCCAAGCTGGGCCTGCCTGTATCCACGAGCCACACCCTGGTCGGCTCGGTCATCGGTGTGGGTCTTGCCCGAGGAATGGCGGCTTTAAACCTCCGGGTCATCCGCAGTATCGTCAACTCCTGGATCATTACCATCCCCGCCGCCGGCATCCTTACAATCCTGATCTATCTCGCTCTTAAAGCTGTTGCTCCTTAA